From Pyrenophora tritici-repentis strain M4 chromosome 1, whole genome shotgun sequence, the proteins below share one genomic window:
- a CDS encoding pentatricopeptide repeat protein, with translation MVFKSFHLARQSLAKGFTHGYAQSVVAGVSQNNPLASLQHDRFRKGLKNQHAFASTSTTSALKALAAGQHDHQDSGLAAYYTAWQKHQQQRTEDKEWSQFQFRKLIEWDPASSKSAAEAKESSVAIEETAEPVPARAVVNRAYSTSQVEDFKKAVGGEEAEKIALAQVDEAIAQEVAKHKADGEPVQAAEEELSAIEEARSESPATVADTLVNSSILSRTESTIATSPIEAHDEYTVQLQKLAINRNYAEVPAVFEEMLRSDVKPSVAAYNALLSAAIHLPRAQHQVVPKALDVYSDMLRRRVVPDTATYTTLLELLSVRSLEVVSLKQSFEDRRLRYGGMEEEGRFMLQSHETDYAILAEDGSLSVAVKLFDAAVSVEYGRTFSEKTYRLLVTACAESDRVEDMVRIYSHMESRSVTPAAEMFVPMIHAFGKSGDLKSAVECYDEYKALAISNDNGEVDIARKDNDVYAALVKAYAVCNRIEGAQKFVSKIESALATPEDVTSVRDIVGLKAFLPEWLKNGAFDEAYLHATEYLSPQARQIAMAAICIKAADRDAVDVATQAFDDLPAEVDLSRPAMAMGAMHIRTGNIEAAEVFWRMLELSPTKPDFIEPTAMHTIALIGSGHAERGLRQGRQMFARIRDSQSGSTQAKMEIVEHIDEAIEVMGQFMMKRGIFLPPRASMELMWTMIENGGLVTPVAHHLLAGMGPEAIVQLNFDDITLLMQVQSGILLQEAEFDVAHVARFAHLLEVIAATGTPVNKTTSGLVEQALAKLDRGDLQHRWYAYKHPASEALYSPAPFASYPVQAPTTPAAPTFEDQYDPYAASTDNKGSVAITELLEKTHGRSSSHLNEALMKFRNMRRAGHHPRFFTYAKLITAAAKEDRLTLAHDILNLAKQDVPLLPQYRIVRYGWVTILDAMVAACLTCNQRDLAGRYHQDLLEMGAAPTANTFGLYITTLKESTKTFDEATEAVKIFLRAKSEGVEPSSFLYNALIGKLGKARRIDDCLFYFSEMRNLGIRPTSVTYGTIVNALCRVSDEKFAEELFEEMESMPNYKPRPAPYHSMMQFFLTTKRDRSKVLGYYERMRAKRIEPTTHTYKLLIDTYATLEPVDMEAAEKVLEQVRSAGAVPEAVHYSSLIHAKGCVMHDMEGARRLFDTVLADNHIRPQACLYQALFEAMVANHQIADTEAVLSDMRARGVEMTPYIANSLIHGWALAHDIEKAKAIYDSVPESRREPSTYEAMTRAYMAVEDRTAAMAVVNEGLSRGYPAAVAGKILELVGGGRTAVPEVVA, from the coding sequence ATGGTCTTTAAGAGCTTTCACCTCGCGCGCCAGAGTCTTGCCAAGGGCTTTACTCACGGTTATGCTCAATCAGTAGTTGCTGGTGTCAGCCAGAACAACCCCCTCGCATCCCTCCAACACGACCGGTTCCGAAAAGGCCTCAAGAACCAACATGCCTTTGCCTCGACGTCTACGACGAGTGCCCTCAAGGCGCTCGCCGCGGGACAACACGACCACCAAGACTCCGGTCTAGCCGCGTACTATACCGCATGGCAGAAGCATCAGCAGCAGCGGACCGAGGACAAGGAGTGGTCGCAGTTTCAGTTCCGCAAACTCATCGAATGGGACCCGGCCAGCTCAAAGAGCGCGGCTGAAGCGAAGGAGAGCAGTGTCGCGATTGAAGAGACGGCCGAGCCGGTCCCGGCGCGTGCCGTTGTCAACCGCGCATACAGTACTAGCCAGGTGGAGGATTTCAAGAAGGCCGTCGGGGGTGAAGAGGCGGAAAAGATCGCTTTGGCACAGGTAGACGAGGCAATCGCACAAGAGGTGGCAAAGCACAAGGCTGATGGCGAACCTGTTCAAGCTGCTGAGGAAGAACTTTCTGCGATTGAAGAGGCCAGGTCAGAGTCGCCCGCTACCGTTGCGGACACTCTTGTGAATTCATCGATATTGAGCCGCACCGAGTCAACGATAGCTACAAGTCCGATCGAAGCGCATGATGAGTACACAGTGCAACTTCAGAAACTCGCAATCAACCGCAACTATGCAGAAGTACCGGCCGTTTTCGAGGAAATGCTTCGTTCTGATGTCAAGCCATCGGTTGCTGCATACAACGCTCTCCTATCCGCGGCGATACACCTACCCCGGGCTCAGCACCAAGTCGTTCCCAAGGCTCTAGATGTCTACTCAGATATGCTCCGTCGACGAGTCGTTCCTGACACGGCCACATACACCACCCTACTTGAGCTCCTCTCTGTTCGATCACTGGAAGTTGTATCCTTGAAGCAGAGTTTTGAGGACAGGCGACTGCGGTATGGCGGAATGGAAGAGGAGGGTAGATTCATGCTCCAGTCTCACGAGACTGACTACGCTATCTTGGCCGAGGATGGATCACTATCAGTAGCTGTTAAGTTATTCGATGCTGCTGTCAGTGTCGAATATGGCCGCACATTCTCTGAGAAGACCTACCGACTACTTGTCACTGCATGCGCAGAGAGCGACCGCGTAGAGGACATGGTGCGAATTTACTCGCACATGGAATCTCGCAGTGTGACTCCGGCTGCTGAGATGTTCGTTCCGATGATCCATGCTTTCGGCAAGTCCGGTGACCTCAAGAGTGCGGTTGAGTGCTACGATGAGTACAAGGCTCTTGCCATCTCAAACGACAACGGTGAGGTGGACATTGCACGCAAAGACAACGATGTATACGCGGCCCTCGTCAAGGCGTATGCAGTGTGCAACCGCATCGAAGGAGCCCAGAAATTCGTATCAAAGATTGAGAGCGCTCTCGCTACACCAGAGGACGTCACCTCGGTTCGTGATATCGTAGGTCTCAAGGCTTTCCTCCCCGAGTGGTTGAAGAATGGCGCCTTTGATGAAGCCTATCTACACGCTACCGAGTACCTCAGCCCTCAAGCACGCCAGATCGCCATGGCCGCCATCTGTATCAAGGCGGCTGACCGGGACGCGGTCGATGTCGCCACTCAAGCTTTTGACGACCTCCCGGCTGAGGTTGACCTGTCTAGGCCAGCTATGGCGATGGGCGCTATGCACATCCGCACTGGAAACATTGAAGCTGCCGAGGTCTTTTGGAGGATGCTCGAACTCTCGCCGACGAAGCCTGACTTCATCGAACCTACCGCCATGCATACTATTGCACTGATTGGCAGCGGGCATGCGGAGCGCGGGCTTCGTCAGGGTCGTCAAATGTTTGCTCGCATACGGGACTCTCAGTCTGGCTCTACTCAAGCCAAGATGGAGATCGTAGAGCACATTGACGAAGCTATCGAGGTTATGGGTCAGTTTATGATGAAGCGTGGCATCTTCCTTCCGCCGCGGGCCAGCATGGAACTGATGTGGACGATGATTGAAAACGGCGGCCTAGTCACCCCAGTTGCTCACCACCTACTTGCTGGAATGGGACCTGAGGCCATTGTTCAACTCAATTTCGACGACATCACGCTTCTGATGCAGGTTCAATCTGGAATTCTACTCCAGGAGGCCGAATTTGACGTTGCCCACGTTGCACGTTTCGCTCATCTTCTCGAAGTCATCGCCGCAACTGGCACACCAGTCAACAAGACCACTTCAGGGCTCGTTGAACAGGCTCTTGCCAAGCTCGACAGGGGGGATCTTCAGCACCGGTGGTATGCCTACAAGCATCCCGCTTCAGAGGCTTTGTACTCTCCAGCACCGTTTGCTTCCTACCCTGTCCAAGCACCAACTACACCAGCAGCTCCTACCTTTGAGGACCAATACGACCCTTATGCTGCGTCGACGGACAACAAGGGCTCTGTTGCGATCACTGAGCTGCTTGAGAAGACGCACGGCCGATCATCGTCTCACCTCAACGAGGCTCTGATGAAGTTTAGGAACATGCGCCGGGCTGGCCACCATCCTCGATTCTTTACCTACGCTAAGCTGATCACCGCCGCTGCAAAGGAAGACCGCCTGACTTTGGCTCACGACATCCTCAACCTCGCCAAGCAAGATGTTCCTCTCTTGCCCCAGTACCGCATTGTACGATATGGCTGGGTCACCATCTTGGACGCCATGGTCGCCGCTTGCCTTACCTGCAACCAGCGTGACCTCGCTGGAAGGTACCACCAGGATTTGCTTGAGATGGGCGCCGCTCCTACTGCCAACACCTTCGGTCTCTACATTACCACCCTCAAGGAGTCTACCAAGACCTTTGATGAGGCTACAGAAGCTGTCAAGATCTTCCTTCGTGCCAAGTCTGAAGGTGTCGAGCCTTCCTCTTTCCTCTACAACGCTCTGATTGGCAAGCTTGGTAAGGCCCGTCGCATCGATGACTGTCTGTTCTACTTCTCCGAAATGCGCAACCTTGGTATCCGCCCTACATCTGTAACATACGGTACCATTGTCAACGCTCTGTGCCGTGTCAGTGACGAGAAGTTTGCCGAAGAACTGTTTGAGGAGATGGAGAGCATGCCCAACTATAAGCCTCGCCCTGCTCCCTACCACAGCATGATGCAGTTCTTCCTGACCACCAAGCGCGACCGCAGCAAGGTTCTTGGCTACTATGAGCGCATGCGTGCCAAGCGTATCGAACCTACTACCCACACCTACAAGCTTCTGATTGACACCTACGCCACTCTCGAGCCTGTAGACATGGAAGCTGCTGAAAAGGTACTTGAGCAAGTTCGCAGCGCCGGTGCCGTGCCTGAAGCTGTCCACTACTCTTCCCTGATTCACGCCAAGGGTTGCGTCATGCACGACATGGAAGGTGCGCGCCGCCTCTTCGACACCGTCCTCGCCGATAACCATATCCGTCCTCAGGCCTGTCTCTACCAAGCACTCTTCGAAGCCATGGTCGCCAACCACCAGATCGCCGATACCGAGGCCGTTCTCAGCGATATGCGTGCTCGTGGCGTCGAGATGACACCTTACATTGCCAACTCGCTCATTCATGGTTGGGCCCTTGCTCACGATATTGAAAAGGCAAAGGCTATCTACGACTCTGTACCGGAGAGCAGGCGCGAGCCTAGCACCTACGAGGCTATGACGCGCGCCTACATGGCTGTCGAGGACCGCACTGCAGCTATGGCTGTCGTCAACGAGGGTCTGTCTCGTGGCTACCCTGCAGCTGTTGCCGGCAAGATCCTTGAGCTTGTTGGTGGAGGTCGCACCGCTGTACCTGAGGTTGTTGCCTAA
- a CDS encoding ERG8, Phosphomevalonate kinase, which yields MSSSDVPLGPTAVSCPAKVLVAGGYLVLDREYTGLVFGLDARIHTVVEPIKTRAGVTINEILVTSPQFREAIWEYGYRSQSEDGGIAVTQLSVGHEQSITATRNPFIETALTYALTYIHALLPKTLIQPSSIRILADQAYYSNTGTPRSSNIISQPHKVSRFQDFNVSLREAHKTGLGSSAALVTSFTAAILSFYLPKKLFDVQTERGQTILHNLAQASHSQAQGKVGSGFDIASAVFGSCLYKRFSPNLLNSLPQPGNPGFATDLRSLVEGPTWDTEIQKAAIKMPKGLRLVMCDVDCGSETPGMVKKVLAWRASRPEEADQIWKELQAGNEAMAAELTRLATEEHSEGMAKYETLRQIIAKNRALIRAMGEKSDVPVEPPQQTRLLDYCSKLDGVVGGVVPGAGGFDAIVLLVEDKEDIIESLRASLAQYKDQEAIGKVGVIGVREEMVGVKQEELSLYKEWEAKH from the exons ATGTCTTCCTCGGACGTGCCGTTGGGTCCGACTGCCGTTTCTTGCCCGGCAAAGGTGCTAGTTGCGGGTGGCTACCTCGTGCTCGACCGGGAATACACAGGCCTGGTCTTCGGCTTAGACGCGAGGATACACACCGTTGTCGAGCCTATCAAGACTAGAGCAGGTGTGACGATCAACGAAATATTGGTCACGAGCCCTCAGTTTCGCGAAGCCATCTGGGAGTATGGTTACCGATCACAGAGCGAAGATGGAGGCATTGCCGTCACTCAGCTGAGCGT TGGCCACGAACAATCCATAACGGCGACCCGTAACCCCTTCATAGAAACTGCCCTCACCTACGCCCTAACCTACATCCATGCACTCCTCCCCAAAACCCTCATCCAACCCTCCAGCATCCGTATCCTAGCAGACCAAGCCTACTACTCCAATACTGGCACCCCACGCTCCTCAAACATCATTTCCCAACCCCACAAAGTATCCCGTTTTCAAGACTTCAACGTCAGCCTAAGAGAGGCCCACAAAACAGGCTTAGGAAGCAGTGCAGCACTCGTAACAAGTTTCACAGCAGCGATACTAAGTTTCTACCTGCCCAAAAAGCTCTTCGACGTCCAAACCGAGCGAGGGCAAACTATCCTACACAATCTCGCTCAAGCTAGCCACTCGCAGGCTCAAGGCAAAGTAGGCTCTGGCTTTGACATTGCAAGCGCAGTCTTTGGATCCTGTCTTTACAAGCGTTTCTCGCCCAACCTCCTTAACAGCCTCCCACAGCCCGGCAATCCCGGGTTTGCGACTGACCTGCGTTCGCTCGTCGAAGGCCCAACATGGGATACCGAAATCCAGAAAGCGGCTATCAAGATGCCCAAGGGCCTGCGCCTCGTCATGTGTGATGTGGACTGTGGAAGTGAAACGCCGGGTATGGTAAAGAAGGTGCTGGCGTGGCGAGCGTCGAGGCCTGAGGAGGCAGATCAGATCTGGAAGGAGTTACAGGCTGGGAATGAAGCTATGGCTGCTGAACTTACGCGATTGGCTACTGAGGAACACAGTGAGGGTATGGCAAAGTATGAGACGCTACGCCAGATCATTGCGAAGAACCGCGCACTCATTCGCGCCATGGGTGAGAAGTCCGATGTGCCAGTCGAGCCGCCGCAGCAGACGCGGCTCCTGGATTATTGCTCCAAGCTCGATGGCGTCGTTGGCGGCGTTGTGCCTGGTGCTGGCGGCTTCGATGCCATCGTTCTGCTCGTGGAAGACAAAGAGGACATCATTGAATCACTCAGGGCATCTCTAGCGCAGTACAAAGACCAAGAAGCCATTGGCAAAGTGGGTGTGATAGGCGTTAGAGAGGAGATGGTGGGCGTGAAGCAAGAAGAGTTGAGTCTGTACAAAGAGTGGGAGGCGAAGCACTGA
- a CDS encoding RpmC, Ribosomal protein L29 — protein MSAPKIKTAQLWNKSKDDLAAQLTDLKSELIQLRTAKVTGGSNTKLTRIHDVRKGIAKVLTVINANQRAQLRLFYKGKKYTPLDLRPKQTRAIRRRLTKHEASLVTEKQKKRLTHFPQRKYAVKA, from the exons ATG TCTGCCCCTAAGATC AAGACCGCCCAGCTGTGGAACAAGTCCAAGGATGACCTCGCGGCCCAGCTCACCGACCTCAAGTC GGAGTTGATCCAGCTCAGGACTGCCAAGGTCACCGGAGGTTCCAACACCAAGCTCACCCGCATTCATGACGTCCGCAAGGGTATCGCCAAGGTTCTCACCGTCATCAACGCCAACCAGAGGGCCCAGCTCAGGCTTTTCTACAAGGGAAAGAA GTACACTCCTCTCGACCTCCGCCCCAAGCAGACCCGCGCCATCCGCCGAAGACTCACCAAGCACGAGGCTTCGCTCGTCACCgagaagcagaagaagaggCTGACACACTTCCCCCAGCGAAAGTACGCCGTCAAGGCATAA
- a CDS encoding V-SNARE-C domain containing protein, with protein MSSTGGGWAQLRQQARTLEQQTETLFHTYSQFGSTPNIPAKPSEEELRVETRLQEVLEQRDGLVGQLSRLLDSESTHGISAVKQNNLARHREVLSDHRRELARLKSTLNDARNRANLLSNVRSDIDAYRSANPEQAEADYMLDERNRIDNSHNVADSVLSQAYAVQENFSLQRETIANINRRIVGAASQVPGINSLIGRIGSKKRRDGIILGTFIAFCFLMLLWFR; from the exons ATGTCCTCAACTGGTGGTGGATGGGCGCAACTGCGCCAGCAAGCGCGCACTCTCGAACAGCAA ACAGAGACGCTATTCCATACCTACTCGCAGTTCGGATCAACACCTAATATCCCTGCCAAACCATCAGAAGAAGAGCTGCGGGTGGAGACTAGACTCCAAGAAGTCCTCGAGCAAAGAGATGGCCTTGTTGGCCAGCTGTCACGGCTTCTTGACTCGGAATCAACACACGGCATTTCAGCAGTGAAGCAGAACAACCTTGCCAGGCATCGTGAAGTACTCTCGGATCACCGTCGTGAACTCGCTCGTTTGAAGTCCACCTTGAACGACGCCCGCAATAGAGCCAACCTCCTCTCGAACGTACGATCAGACATCGATGCATATCGATCCGCAAATCCAGAGCAAGCGGAAGCAGATTACATGCTTGACGAACGAAATCGCATCGACAACTCCCACAACGTAGCCGACTCGGTCCTCAGCCAGGCGTATGCGGTCCAAGAAAACTTCAGTCTACAAAGAGAAACCATAGCGAACATCAACCGGAGGATCGTGGGTGCTGCAAGCCAAGTGCCTGGTATCAACAGTCTGATTGGAAGGATCGGGTCGAAGAAGAGGAGAGATGGCATCATATTGGGTACCTTCATCGCATTCTGCTTTTTGATGTTGCTATGGTTCAGGTGA
- a CDS encoding F1F0 ATP synthase assembly protein Atp10 yields the protein MLQPRLGTSLRRIFLNTTSICLRCQTRLAIPSSAQQPLVRAFTSARTLRRPQTDRKPTESTPTPDPKDEDIFIPKPLGRPIGFKQPPQPGENTGLSKTKKDYSGMTWSQRNLEKRKDLVEKWGTNYFRDFKNIRKYRSGKTFIANPRIFKKDLALYFPNFHGDTLEAKGMNTTNTLTGKVSIVKVYSSQWGLTQAETFTGKFQNPELQQILAQNPGVAQMVDVNIEENTMKAWIIALFRWRLKASKPKEEWARYFVVRRGVSERIRETIGLLNGRVGYVYLVDQDCKIRWAGSGDAEGTEMEDMNKGFAKMIAEAQ from the coding sequence ATGTTGCAACCACGGTTAGGAACATCACTGCGGCGTATATTCCTCAATACTACTTCTATATGTCTAAGATGCCAGACCCGACTAGCAATTCCGTCAAGTGCGCAGCAACCTCTCGTTCGAGCTTTTACCTCTGCGCGCACCCTCCGTCGACCACAGACAGACCGCAAACCTACCGAGTCCACCCCCACCCCCGACCCGAAAGATGAAGATATCTTCATACCCAAGCCTCTCGGCCGTCCCATCGGTTTCAAACAACCTCCACAACCGGGCGAAAACACCGGCTTATCCAAGACCAAAAAAGACTACTCTGGCATGACCTGGTCACAACGAAACCTCGAGAAGCGCAAAGATTTGGTAGAAAAATGGGGGACAAACTATTTCCGTGACTTCAAGAATATCCGGAAATATAGATCTGGCAAGACCTTTATTGCCAATCCCCGCATATTCAAGAAGGACCTAGCGTTGTACTTTCCCAATTTCCATGGAGATACACTAGAAGCCAAGGGGATGAATACTACAAATACACTGACTGGAAAGGTCAGTATAGTGAAGGTATACAGTTCACAGTGGGGATTGACCCAAGCTGAGACCTTCACTGGAAAGTTTCAAAACCCAGAACTTCAACAGATATTGGCCCAGAATCCTGGTGTCGCCCAGATGGTGGACGTCAATATCGAGGAAAACACAATGAAGGCTTGGATAATAGCGCTGTTCCGGTGGCGATTAAAGGCCTCCAAACCAAAAGAGGAGTGGGCGAGGTACTTTGTGGTTAGAAGGGGAGTCAGTGAAAGGATACGGGAGACGATTGGGTTGTTAAATGGACGGGTTGGGTATGTATACCTGGTCGACCAAGACTGTAAGATTCGATGGGCGGGAAGTGGAGATGCGGAGGGGACAGAGATGGAGGACATGAACAAAGGGTTTGCGAAGATGATTGCCGAAGCGCAGTAG
- a CDS encoding POL4, DNA polymerase IV (family X), whose product MMERLNRTYIPEHIVLVIFDPYVPDSIQFGKLQDSKAQRFMIDDAPPRHDPSDVTEPSQTSTASRTSLRVKPSTRQLAAQDSQQTGSHPTEESIPSTLPVLQASSNIFEDTVLDSFIMPSPAQTKAPRPKVAEVAFTQTIQEAKALAHLPLDEDEDADSLLASGIDDAEDSGTDEEPLVALKPTKLSNILSRSSALRDKKVINMNTFQCMDPGANGYNSQNPNARTIQILEEMCKHYDQMQDHWRTLSYRKCINTLKKQTVKITTAEQAIALPFIGTRLADKIEEIVLTVRLRRLDSTRDDPLDKILRLFLGIYGAGLSQANKWIQTGYRTLSDLETKAKLTPSQKVGLEHYTDFNSRIPRAEVEVHGAVVIAALKKIDPKFKATIMGSYRRGAKDSGDIDMIITCPDTPLAAMRTTVFEVLVPHLYKTGFLKASLATSRSNDPAGSKWHGASCLPELTVWRRMDLLLVPEEEMGAALIYFTGNDIFNRSMRLLARKMNMRLNQRGLYKDVKREARGEKLNEGVLVEGRNEKKIFETLGVPWREPHERIC is encoded by the coding sequence ATGATGGAGCGCTTGAATCGAACGTACATTCCGGAACATATCGTCTTGGTCATCTTCGACCCCTATGTACCAGACAGTATACAGTTCGGTAAACTCCAGGATTCGAAGGCGCAGCGATTCATGATCGACGATGCGCCTCCTAGGCACGATCCTAGTGACGTCACTGAACCATCACAGACATCGACTGCATCACGGACATCGTTAAGGGTCAAACCGTCAACACGTCAACTCGCTGCTCAGGACTCGCAACAGACTGGCTCACATCCAACAGAAGAGAGCATTCCCTCTACTCTCCCTGTACTACAGGCATCCTCAAATATCTTTGAGGATACAGTCTTGGATAGTTTCATCATGCCTTCCCCTGCACAGACAAAGGCCCCCAGACCAAAGGTAGCAGAAGTCGCCTTTACTCAGACTATACAGGAAGCCAAGGCTCTTGCTCATCTTCCTCTtgatgaagatgaggatGCAGATTCCCTTTTAGCCAGCGGAATCGATGATGCAGAGGACTCCGGTACTGACGAAGAGCCCCTTGTGGCTCTCAAGCCTACAAAATTGTCAAACATTCTTTCTAGATCATCGGCATTGCGTGACAAGAAGGTCATCAATATGAATACATTCCAGTGCATGGACCCAGGCGCCAATGGATACAACTCTCAGAACCCGAACGCGAGGACTATCCAGATATTAGAGGAGATGTGCAAGCACTATGATCAGATGCAGGATCATTGGCGAACTCTGAGCTATCGCAAGTGCATCAACACATTGAAAAAGCAAACAGTTAAAATCACCACAGCAGAGCAAGCCATAGCACTACCCTTCATCGGCACTCGACTTGCTGATAAGATTGAGGAGATTGTACTCACAGTCCGTCTTCGTCGATTAGATAGTACGCGCGATGACCCTTTGGACAAGATCTTGCGTCTATTCCTCGGTATCTACGGTGCTGGCCTCTCTCAAGCAAACAAGTGGATACAAACAGGCTACCGCACCCTCTCCGATCTTGAGACCAAGGCAAAGCTCACACCAAGCCAAAAAGTTGGCTTGGAACACTATACTGACTTCAACTCGCGGATTCCACGCGCTGAAGTGGAAGTCCATGGAGCTGTCGTCATCGCTGCACTCAAGAAGATTGACCCAAAATTCAAAGCCACTATTATGGGCAGTTACCGCCGCGGCGCAAAGGATTCTGGTGACATAGATATGATAATCACATGTCCCGACACGCCACTTGCTGCTATGCGCACCACTGTCTTCGAGGTCCTGGTCCCACATCTCTACAAGACTGGGTTTCTGAAAGCCTCACTGGCAACATCCCGCTCCAACGACCCTGCAGGTTCAAAATGGCACGGCGCATCTTGTCTGCCCGAGTTGACTGTGTGGCGTAGGATGGATCTCTTGCTTGTTCCCGAGGAGGAAATGGGTGCTGCACTCATCTACTTCACAGGAAACGACATTTTCAATAGGAGCATGAGGCTTTTGGCAAGGAAAATGAATATGAGGCTGAACCAGAGGGGCTTGTATAAGGATGTAAAGAGGGAAGCACGGGGCGAGAAGTTGAATGAGGGAGTGCTCGTGGAAGGTCGCAATGAGAAGAAGATCTTCGAGACTCTTGGAGTACCTTGGAGGGAGCCACATGAGAGGATTTGTTAG
- a CDS encoding Asp domain containing protein, with translation MASLKRLAVQRSPAYKAVGTKSYCYAMTKYGFNPTKPGPYFQAKVMTQQGKFGGVGGRMRTHYVLRKHKHHHHHHHGSSPPGSTPSQPAPSDPTPSEPALSDGGDVDGEVPAEDIQNDSLYLCEIGLGTPEQKLYLDFDTGSSDLWVWSTELPKNILSSANPAIQQVAFDPSKSSTFKKLDGEKWKISYGDSSSASGDVGTDVINLGGLKVENQAIELAKKLSQQFAQGNGSGLLGLAFDTINTVTPTQQKTLVDNIISQNPGKAQLFTAYLGSWRDTNEADKGESFYTFGFIDQDTLKAAGATEPNYATIDSRQGFWQLESTSATINGTTISRSGNTSIMDTGTTLCLVDDALVEAVYKAIPGSKYDRTQQGYVFPASTSADDLPEVKLAIGEDMVVFQKEDLGFADAGDGMVYGSIQSRGSMDMDIYGDAVLKAMYAIFDMNNGSPRFGWVQRKEATQNTAVPPQ, from the exons ATGGCTTCCCTCAAGCGTCTCGCTGTTCAGCGTAGCCCAGCCTACAAGGCTGTTGGCACCAAGAGCTACTGCTATGCCATGACCAAATACGGCTTCAACCCTACCAAGCCCGGTCCATACTTTCAAGCTAAAGTGATGACACAGCAAGGAAAGTTTGGTGGAGTCGGCGGCCGCATGCGTACACACTATGTCCTCCGAAAGCACAAgcatcaccatcaccatcaccatgGTTCCTCACCACCTGGCAGTACTCCCAGCCAACCCGCCCCTAGCGACCCTACACCCAGCGAACCTGCACTATCTGATGGAGGTGACGTGGACGGCGAGGTCCCAGCCGAAGACATCCAGAACGACTCCTTGTATCTTTGCGAGATTGGTCTCGGTACACCAGAGCAGAAGCTTTACCTAGACTTCGATACTGGATCCTCAGACTTGTGGGTATGGTCTACCGAGCTTCCCAAGAACATCCTTAGCTCCGCCAACCCTGCAATCCAACAAGTCGCTTTCGATCCATCAAAATCGTCTACCTTCAAGAAGTTGGACGGAGAGAAATGGAAGATCTCCTACGGCGACTCGTCGTCCGCAAGCGGCGATGTAGGTACCGATGTCATCAACCTGGGTGGTCTCAAGGTTGAAAACCAAGCCATCGAGTTGGCCAAGAAGCTGTCGCAGCAATTTGCACAAGGCAATGGAAGCGGTCTTCTCGGCCTTGCTTTCGACACCATCAACACTGTGACCCCAACCCAGCAGAAAACTCTAGTGGACAACATCATCAGCCAAAACCCAGGAAAGGCACAGTTGTTCACTGCTTACCTGGGTAGCTGGCGTGATACAAACGAGGCTGACAAGGGAGAG AGCTTCTACACCTTTGGGTTCATCGACCAAGACACCCTAAAAGCCGCGGGTGCCACAGAGCCCAACTACGCTACCATCGACAGTCGCCAAGGTTTCTGGCAACTCGAGTCCACATCCGCCACCATCAACGGCACAACCATCAGTCGCTCTGGTAACACTTCCATCATGGACACCGGCACGACTCTATGCCTGGTTGACGACGCCCTCGTTGAGGCAGTCTACAAGGCCATTCCCGGCTCAAAGTACGACCGGACTCAACAAGGCTACGTATTCCCTGCATCGACTTCTGCAGATGATCTGCCCGAGGTTAAACTCGCGATTGGAGAAGACATGGTTGTCTTCCAGAAGGAGGACTTGGGCTTTGCTGATGCAGGTGATGGCATGGTGTATGGAAGCATTCAGAGTAGGGGTTCCATGGACATGGACATTTACGGTGATGCTGTGTTGAAGGCCATGTATGCG ATCTTTGACATGAACAATGGTTCTCCGAGGTTTGGTTGGGTGCAGAGGAAAGAGGCTACCCAGAACACGGCTGTGCCACCGCAGTAA